From the genome of Spinacia oleracea cultivar Varoflay chromosome 2, BTI_SOV_V1, whole genome shotgun sequence, one region includes:
- the LOC110790670 gene encoding subtilisin-like protease SBT3: MNIFKRLIFYISIIFIPIWMPINYFVHSSNNGETLQRSTYIIHMNKSLMPNVFTSHHHWYTSTVESLNSAAVTTTTTTSSSSSTSPSVLYSYDNVLHGFSAHLSQNELQMLENHPAFVSSCKEARATLDTTRTIDFLSLNTHTGLWPASDYGHDVIVGVVDTGVWPESRSFGDAGMTPMPSRWKGGCKGGVSFNTSLCNNKLIGAKYFNKGVIAAEPKLKSKVNSARDTDGHGTHTASTVAGNYVEDVSFFGYAKGTAKGVAPSARVAIYKVVWEVGICYTSDVLAAMDEAISDGVDVISISLGFQDLPLYKNPVAIGAFAAMEHGVLVSTSAGNNGPTYGSVHNDIPWCLTVGASNVDRQFAGTLLLGDGRKIVGWTLFPASAVVQEVSLIYDERIAACNSSDLLTKEASNEIVICDDIGVTFNQIAQVSNSSVAGAIFISKDPLIYEAGEVSWPGIVVRPEDGLSIVKYAKANKNKNNSWVSMQFQQTLVGLQPAPVAASYTSRGPSRSCRGVLKPDVMAPGTQILAAYVPDIEVARIGNDIVLSNDYALLSGTSMSCPHASGVAALLKAVHPEWTPAAIKSAMMTTANPLDNTNNAIKDNGFSLGPASPLTMGSGQIVPNSALDPGLIYDLTPQDYINLLCSMNFTRNQMLSIVRSNKHDCSTPSNDLNYPSFIAYYDNTKTDTVSFHRTVTNVGRDGMTTYKAVITTPKGSRVRVYPRTLVFKRRHEKQSYRLTIKYKSFDGLEAAFGSLVWTENKGHYRVRSPIVISPTDYSIL, from the exons ATGAATATTTTCAAAAGACTAATATTTTATATTAGCATTATATTCATACCAATATGGATGCCAATAAATTACTTTGTCCACTCATCCAATAATGGAGAAACTCTCCAAAGGTCAACCTACATCATCCACATGAATAAGTCCTTAATGCCTAATGTTTTCACTAGCCACCATCATTGGTACACCTCCACCGTTGAATCCCTCAATTCGGCCGCCgtgaccaccaccaccaccacctcttcttcttcttctacttCACCTAGTGTCCTTTACAGTTATGATAATGTCTTGCATGGGTTTAGTGCACACTTATCCCAAAATGAGCTTCAAATGCTTGAAAACCATCCAGCATTTGTATCATCTTGTAAAGAAGCTAGAGCTACACTTGACACTACTAGGACTATTGACTTTCTATCACTCAACACTCATACCGGTCTTTGGCCGGCCTCGGACTACGGCCATGATGTTATCGTTGGTGTCGTTGACACCGGGGTTTGGCCCGAGAGTCGGAGCTTCGGTGATGCCGGGATGACCCCGATGCCGTCGAGGTGGAAGGGTGGGTGTAAAGGAGGAGTAAGTTTTAATACTTCCTTGTGTAACAACAAGTTGATAGGGGCTAAGTACTTTAACAAAGGTGTTATAGCCGCGGAGCCTAAGCTTAAGTCTAAGGTGAACTCCGCTAGGGACACGGACGGTCATGGGACACACACGGCGTCTACCGTCGCCGGAAACTACGTCGAAGACGTGTCCTTCTTCGGCTACGCCAAAG GTACAGCTAAAGGGGTGGCTCCAAGTGCTAGGGTGGCTATCTACAAGGTAGTATGGGAGGTTGGGATATGCTACACCTCAGACGTCCTCGCCGCCATGGACGAAGCCATATCCGACGGCGTTGACGTCATCTCCATATCGTTAGGATTCCAGGATCTCCCCTTGTACAAAAATCCAGTAGCAATTGGCGCGTTTGCTGCGATGGAGCATGGAGTTCTGGTGTCAACTTCAGCAGGAAATAACGGTCCGACGTATGGTTCGGTCCACAACGACATCCCTTGGTGTTTGACAGTCGGTGCAAGCAACGTCGACCGCCAGTTCGCCGGAACGTTGTTGCTCGGAGACGGCCGGAAAATAGTAGGGTGGACGTTATTCCCGGCAAGTGCCGTCGTTCAAGAGGTGTCGTTAATATACGACGAACGTATAGCAGCTTGTAACTCTTCTGATTTGTTAACAAAAGAAGCTTCTAACGAAATCGTCATTTGTGATGATATTGGCGTAACGTTTAACCAAATAGCACAAGTTTCGAACTCCTCTGTTGCTGGTGCTATATTTATCTCTAAAGACCCGTTAATATACGAGGCAGGGGAGGTCTCGTGGCCCGGAATCGTCGTCAGGCCCGAGGATGGCCTATCCATTGTAAAATACGCGAAAGCGAATAAGAACAAGAACAACTCTTGGGTGAGCATGCAGTTTCAACAGACGCTTGTAGGGTTGCAGCCTGCACCAGTTGCCGCGTCCTACAC CTCCAGGGGGCCGTCTAGGAGCTGCCGCGGTGTATTGAAGCCGGACGTAATGGCTCCCGGTACTCAGATATTAGCAGCCTATGTTCCTGATATCGAGGTAGCCAGGATTGGCAACGACATAGTACTGTCAAATGATTATGCCCTTCTCTCAGGAACTTCAATGTCGTGTCCACACGCTTCAGGTGTAGCCGCCCTCCTCAAGGCGGTCCACCCTGAGTGGACCCCGGCGGCTATCAAGTCCGCCATGATGACCACCGCGAACCCACTTGATAACACCAACAACGCTATCAAGGACAACGGTTTCAGCCTCGGTCCAGCTTCCCCATTAACCATGGGTTCAGGACAGATTGTTCCTAACAGTGCACTTGACCCGGGTTTAATCTATGACTTAACACCACAAGACTATATAAACCTCCTTTGTTCGATGAACTTTACAAGAAACCAAATGTTGAGCATTGTAAGATCGAATAAACACGATTGCTCAACTCCTTCAAACGACCTCAATTACCCGTCTTTCATTGCTTATTACGACAACACGAAAACTGATACAGTGAGTTTTCATAGGACTGTAACGAATGTAGGAAGAGACGGTATGACGACATACAAGGCAGTGATCACCACCCCTAAAGGTTCTCGAGTGAGGGTGTATCCAAGGACATTGGTGTTTAAGAGAAGGCACGAGAAGCAGAGCTATAGACTGACGATTAAGTACAAGAGTTTTGATGGGTTGGAAGCTGCATTTGGTTCACTGGTTTGGACAGAAAATAAGGGACATTATAGAGTAAGGAGTCCCATTGTTATATCACCTACAGACTACAGTATACTTTAA